The genomic region TGGCTTCGGCCAGGTTGGCTCCATCGAAATTACCCTCCGATATATTTACCTCCCTAAAATTCGCCTTTTTAAGGTTCGCCCCTTTAAAGTTGGTTTCATATAAAACGGTTTTTTGAAGATTCGTTTCGGTTAGGTCTGCTTCCGAAAGATCAGCTTGGGCTAAGTTTGCTTCTTGAAGGGTGGCATCTTTGAGGTTTGCCTGGGTAAGGTTCGCTTTGAGAAGATTGGCTTCGGATAAATTGGCCTCCTCCAAATTTGCACCTTTTAAATTGGCAGAACCGAGGTTGGCTTTGGAAAGGTCCGCTCCTGAAAGATTGGCACCCTGGAGATCAGATTGTGACAAGTTGGCTTCGGATAAATTGGCCCCTGAAAAATTGGCGCCGGTGAATTGACAGCCTGCAATATTCCCTCCGGAAAGGTCAACCCCTTCGAGATTTTTCTTCTGCATCACAAAAGTGAGAATTTGTTTTCGCGTGTATTGGGTGGTCATTTTCCCCAAAGCCCCGTTTTTTTAATATTAGTTTTTAATTATACACGAAAGGGGATATGAAATTCTCGGGTTTTTCCAGAGGTCCTTTCCTTCAGGGTGGTCTGAACAGATGATCATATTGCTGTTTAAAATCAAATTAAACTAAAAGGGTTAAAACCTATTGAAATATTTAAAAA from Nitrospiria bacterium harbors:
- a CDS encoding pentapeptide repeat-containing protein, producing the protein MTTQYTRKQILTFVMQKKNLEGVDLSGGNIAGCQFTGANFSGANLSEANLSQSDLQGANLSGADLSKANLGSANLKGANLEEANLSEANLLKANLTQANLKDATLQEANLAQADLSEADLTETNLQKTVLYETNFKGANLKKANFREVNISEGNFDGANLAEANKEGALQKTEKMSLSDALREWAEERLKKQPQKGNH